The following are encoded together in the Astyanax mexicanus isolate ESR-SI-001 chromosome 8, AstMex3_surface, whole genome shotgun sequence genome:
- the LOC103024705 gene encoding dehydrogenase/reductase SDR family member 1: MALSGWVCVVTGASRGIGKGIALQLSEAGATVYITGRQMKTLEQTAAEVNERGGLCLPVICDSTKDDDIKELFERIKREQNGRLDILVNNAFGGVHAIFDNMETKFWEYEPSVWDDVNNSGLRGHYFCCVYAARIMVPQGKGLIVTISSIGGLRYLFNVPYGVGKAACDRMAVDTAVELKSLGVASVSLWPGAVQTELVNEHVIEKEKPPGFDDNFKEVYNKGETIELSGKCIVELAKDKNLMKLTGKVLLTCDLARRYKLRDVDGRDIFDLKSLKFLLTQSPSTSWLSVITPSFIRVPSFVFGLASSKF, encoded by the exons atGGCGCTCTCTGGCTGGGTGTGTGTGGTGACCGGTGCTTCTCGGGGGATTGGAAAAGGAATAGCATTACAGCTTTCTGAAGCTGGAGCTACAGTCTACATCACTGGCAGACAGATGAAGACCCTGGAGCAGACTGCAGCTGAG GTAAATGAGAGAGGGGGTCTGTGTCTGCCGGTGATCTGTGACTCAACAAAAGACGACGACATAAAGGAGCTGTTTGAAAGAATTAAACGTGAGCAAAATGGAAGACTGGACATCCTGGTGAACAATGCGTTCGGTGGAGTGCAT GCAATTTTTGACAACATGGAAACTAAGTTCTGGGAGTATGAGCCTTCTGTATGGGACGATGTCAATAACAGTGGCCTCAG GGGGCACTATTTCTGCTGTGTGTATGCTGCCCGGATTATGGTACCTCAGGGCAAGGGCCTTATTGTTACCATATCATCCATAGGTGGCTTAAGGTATCTCTTCAATGTGCCCTACGGGGTCGGCAAAGCTGCG TGTGACAGAATGGCTGTGGACACTGCGGTGGAGCTGAAGAGCCTTGGGGTGGCTTCTGTGAGCCTGTGGCCAGGGGCGGTGCAGACAGAGCTCGTTAACGAGCATGTCATAGAGAAAGAAAAGCCTCCAGGCTTTGATGACAAT TTCAAGGAAGTCTACAACAAAGGAGAGACAATAGAGCTGAGTGGAAAATGCATTGTTGAACTGGCCAAAG ATAAAAATCTGATGAAACTAACTGGAAAGGTGTTGTTGACGTGTGATCTGGCCAGGCGCTACAAATTACGAGATGTTGATG GCCGTGACATCTTTGATTTAAAATCTCTGAAGTTCCTCCTCACACAGTCTCCGTCCACGTCCTGGCTCTCCGTCATCACACCTTCATTTATCAGAGTGCCATCGTTTGTCTTTGGCCTGGCCTCCAGCAAATTCTGA
- the homeza gene encoding homeobox and leucine zipper encoding a, whose amino-acid sequence MELHSDHDIRVTSSGGSLAKKGQAKKVSSPHHLKSPSHLNTNGKANMSPLNHKLKMTNGSTKGGSSVSFSTNSNSVVCLPLVSEGLKLVWTQSDQTKELDTIPELVQAFNVFPYPTSQEVGALAQVCGLPLDKVKVWFMVQRIKYGISWASEDIEETRCKLATPSELGHEEKKKRRKSGCDDLKEIEENYDGVDSVPSSPRKKLKKNPPELATYLTSPLSPQKNSVNSCPVDMPAAATPSAASSSSSALESTLRSPQKHGRYKKSKAQIAALRKSFLLENWPSEAELQRLQQETNLTRNEIRKWFSDSRYQLRTGRAIPGLIAPVSHEELEPPQLQPLSLVTEKQKSSVTVKGGARSKKAQKNLSRSSQFFQAFLSNTLEAFGEGDAEHSETEVAKEDDDDDIPNDDEEVESEHESEAPETEALSEAQSVSTSSSRKPKSSQSTVSKSLKKSPHASKAVGGRVRKTKEQLDILKEYFLRSPWPKGDDLTQLGELTTLPRADITQWFGDTRYAVKNGQLRWVSGNVRDHILSEIGAQQNSSGGAESSGASGIPKREGSRKRKSNGVSSASKVPKSGSDSSDKHPLEAYYQQTGALQEKDLDALCRKSKMSYQQVRDWFAAKDTETQDLEHSSTDD is encoded by the coding sequence ATGGAACTGCACAGTGACCATGACATTAGGGTTACCTCCTCTGGAGGGTCACTGGCAAAGAAAGGTCAAGCCAAGAAGGTCAGCAGTCCACACCATCTTAAGTCGCCCAGCCATCTTAACACCAACGGAAAGGCAAACATGAGCCCTTTGAATCACAAGCTTAAAATGACCAATGGCAGCACGAAAGGAGGCAGTTCGGTGAGCTTCAGTACCAATAGTAACTCGGTGGTATGTCTTCCTTTGGTATCAGAGGGACTAAAGCTTGTGTGGACGCAGTCGGATCAGACGAAAGAGCTGGACACTATACCTGAGCTGGTACAGGCCTTCAATGTCTTCCCTTACCCAACATCCCAAGAAGTGGGCGCGCTGGCTCAGGTTTGTGGACTTCCGCTGGATAAAGTCAAAGTGTGGTTCATGGTGCAGCGCATAAAATACGGCATCAGTTGGGCTTCTGAAGACATCGAGGAGACGCGCTGTAAGCTGGCAACTCCCAGTGAACTGGGAcatgaagaaaagaagaagagaaggaagTCTGGTTGTGACGACCTGAAAGAAATTGAGGAGAATTATGATGGAGTGGATTCTGTGCCTAGTTCGCCAcgcaaaaaactaaaaaagaatcCCCCAGAATTAGCTACATATCTCACTTCACCTCTTTCTCCTCAGAAGAACTCTGtaaatagttgtcctgtggacatgCCTGCTGCTGCTACACCATCAGCTGCCTCGTCTAGTTCTAGTGCCCTTGAGTCAACCCTCAGATCTCCTCAAAAGCATGGACGATACAAAAAATCCAAAGCCCAGATTGCAGCTTTGCGCAAAAGCTTCCTGCTAGAAAACTGGCCATCTGAGGCAGAACTGCAACGTCTGCAACAGGAAACAAATCTGACTCGCAACGAAATACGTAAATGGTTCAGCGACAGCCGCTACCAGCTACGAACTGGACGAGCAATTCCAGGATTAATAGCTCCTGTTTCTCACGAAGAGCTGGAACCTCCGCAGCTGCAGCCTCTGTCTCTGGTGACTGAAAAACAGAAAAGTAGTGTTACTGTGAAAGGAGGAGCTCGCAGTAAGAAAGCACAGAAAAATCTCTCACGCAGTTCTCAATTTTTCCAGGCTTTCTTATCAAACACACTTGAGGCATTTGGAGAAGGGGACGCAGAACACAGTGAGACGGAAGTAGCAAAAGAAGACGATGACGACGACATTCCCAACGATGACGAAGAAGTGGAAAGTGAACATGAAAGTGAGGCACCTGAAACTGAGGCACTGTCAGAGGCACAGTCAGTGTCCACTTCCTCTTCCCGCAAGCCTAAATCATCTCAAAGCACAGTTTCAAAGTCTTTAAAGAAGTCTCCACATGCTTCAAAAGCTGTTGGAGGACGTGTGAGAAAAACCAAGGAGCAACTGGATATACTGAAGGAATACTTCTTGCGATCCCCGTGGCCGAAAGGTGACGACCTGACGCAGCTGGGGGAACTAACAACTTTGCCACGAGCTGACATTACTCAGTGGTTTGGAGACACTCGGTATGCTGTGAAGAACGGGCAGTTACGGTGGGTGAGCGGAAATGTCCGTGACCACATACTTTCTGAGATCGGCGCCCAACAAAACTCGAGCGGTGGAGCAGAATCCAGCGGTGCCAGTGGAATACCCAAGAGGGAGGGCAGCCGCAAACGCAAGTCCAACGGCGTAAGCAGTGCCTCAAAAGTACCAAAGTCAGGGTCAGACTCTTCAGACAAGCATCCTTTGGAGGCGTATTATCAGCAGACAGGTGCATTACAGGAGAAGGACCTGGATGCCCTCTGCAGAAAGTCAAAGATGAGCTATCAGCAGGTGCGAGACTGGTTTGCGGCTAAGGACACTGAAACTCAAGATCTGGAGCACAGTAGCACTGATGACTAA